One Sanguibacter sp. HDW7 DNA window includes the following coding sequences:
- a CDS encoding phage/plasmid primase, P4 family: MAADILEAALDLLAHGYSVIPIRNDGTKAPALSSWKQYTTQRPDEPAVRRWFTDTDYDLGVVQGAVSGNAELTEIEGRAAHRLPDLKALADGTGLGDLWTKVTTGWAEMSPSGGFHFHYRIDGEVPGNLKLARDHDRLVLAETRGEGGQVVVAPSRHHASGRPWQRLVGGPATAPLLTLAERQAFHDLLRTLDTQPDRAPATSAPVAPHDPTQGITPGDDYENKTDWTDILTPHGWTHVTTRGRTRYWLRPGKPLGSGFSATTGHADDRDRLYVFTSSTDFAQETPYTKLGALAVLEHGGDHSAAAKALHSAGFGERRERLRPIPDEVAESLDGLIPPTNGDTSWTPTPAASSSASARAATTPAATPSAPADTPSASTPKTAPAPTPAAPAPATARSSTHAEPLAYTDTDDGNALLLVDTHGHHIRYVPQRGQWLTWTGSRWRWDEAGHVNELARTVARNLPDDDKPAEKHRRYSLSRRGIEAMVALARTDHRTATHLAALDARPYELNTPGGVINLRAATLTAPDPAALHTRTTTVTPDLDAPHPLWDKFLADTFAGDPDLTTYIQRLLGVSLVGVVLEQLLPFAHGSGANGKTTLAGVIQRIVGVGDDGYSISAPAEMLLATAQQGHPTEIARLAGARLVITSELEDGQRFAEAKIKMLTGKDTISGRFMRQDWFSFTPTHTLWLLANHQPHVRAGGPAFWRRVRMLPFEHTVPPEARIADLEDRLVDEEGPAILGWLIQGAADYFAHGLAEPAAVRVATDAYAADQDTVARFVEEMCETGDPNAQHLHVKVATLRAAYETWCRVEGEEPVTAKTFAQQLRARFGVLSARTRATRFYDGIRLRDTSSEDVSRDDADGRDEVASTLADGW; encoded by the coding sequence GTGGCCGCTGACATTCTCGAGGCCGCCCTCGACCTCCTTGCCCACGGCTACTCCGTCATCCCCATCCGCAACGACGGCACCAAGGCCCCCGCCCTGTCCTCGTGGAAGCAGTACACGACCCAGCGCCCCGACGAGCCCGCCGTGCGCCGCTGGTTCACCGACACCGACTACGACCTCGGGGTCGTCCAGGGGGCCGTCTCTGGCAACGCCGAGCTCACCGAGATCGAAGGGCGCGCGGCCCACCGCCTGCCCGACCTCAAGGCCCTCGCCGACGGCACCGGCCTCGGCGACCTCTGGACCAAGGTCACCACCGGCTGGGCCGAAATGAGCCCGTCGGGCGGCTTCCACTTCCACTACCGCATCGACGGCGAAGTGCCCGGCAACCTCAAGCTCGCCCGCGACCACGACCGCCTCGTCCTGGCCGAGACCCGCGGCGAAGGCGGTCAGGTCGTCGTCGCCCCCTCCCGCCACCACGCCTCCGGCCGCCCCTGGCAGCGCCTCGTCGGCGGACCTGCCACCGCACCCCTGCTCACCCTCGCCGAGCGCCAGGCCTTCCACGACCTCCTGCGCACCCTCGACACCCAGCCCGACCGCGCACCCGCCACGAGCGCGCCCGTCGCGCCGCACGACCCCACCCAGGGCATCACCCCCGGCGATGACTACGAAAACAAGACCGACTGGACCGACATCCTCACCCCCCACGGCTGGACGCACGTCACCACCCGCGGCCGCACACGCTACTGGCTGCGCCCTGGCAAGCCCCTCGGCTCCGGCTTCTCCGCCACCACCGGCCACGCCGACGACCGCGACAGGCTCTACGTCTTCACCTCGAGCACGGATTTCGCGCAGGAGACCCCGTACACCAAGCTCGGCGCCCTCGCCGTCCTCGAGCACGGCGGCGACCACTCCGCCGCCGCCAAGGCCCTCCACTCTGCAGGCTTCGGCGAACGACGCGAGCGCCTGCGCCCCATCCCCGACGAGGTCGCCGAATCCCTCGACGGCCTCATCCCACCCACGAACGGAGACACCTCATGGACGCCCACACCTGCGGCATCGTCATCTGCATCTGCACGAGCGGCGACAACCCCCGCCGCCACACCCTCTGCACCTGCGGACACCCCCAGTGCCAGCACGCCGAAGACCGCACCGGCCCCCACGCCTGCGGCACCCGCACCTGCGACTGCGCGCAGTTCCACGCACGCTGAGCCGCTCGCCTACACCGACACTGACGACGGCAACGCCCTCCTCCTTGTCGACACCCACGGCCACCACATCCGCTACGTCCCCCAGCGCGGACAGTGGCTCACCTGGACCGGCTCCCGCTGGCGCTGGGACGAAGCCGGCCACGTCAACGAACTCGCCCGCACCGTCGCCCGCAACCTCCCCGACGACGACAAGCCCGCCGAGAAGCACCGCCGCTACAGCCTCTCCCGCCGCGGCATCGAAGCCATGGTCGCCCTCGCCCGCACCGACCACCGCACCGCCACCCACCTCGCAGCCCTCGACGCCCGCCCCTACGAGCTCAACACCCCAGGCGGCGTCATCAACCTCCGCGCCGCCACCCTCACCGCCCCCGACCCCGCCGCCCTCCACACCCGCACCACCACCGTCACCCCCGACCTGGACGCACCCCACCCCCTCTGGGACAAGTTCCTCGCCGACACCTTCGCCGGAGACCCCGACCTCACCACCTACATCCAGAGGCTCCTCGGCGTCTCCCTTGTCGGTGTCGTCCTCGAACAGCTCCTCCCGTTCGCCCACGGCTCCGGAGCCAACGGCAAGACCACCCTCGCCGGAGTCATCCAGCGCATCGTCGGCGTCGGCGACGACGGCTACTCCATCAGCGCACCCGCCGAGATGCTCCTCGCCACCGCCCAGCAAGGCCACCCCACCGAGATCGCCCGCCTCGCCGGCGCACGCCTCGTCATCACCTCCGAGCTCGAGGACGGACAGCGGTTCGCCGAAGCCAAGATCAAGATGCTCACCGGCAAGGACACCATCTCCGGCCGGTTCATGCGGCAGGACTGGTTCTCGTTCACGCCCACCCACACCCTCTGGCTCCTCGCCAACCACCAGCCCCACGTCCGCGCCGGCGGCCCCGCCTTCTGGCGCCGCGTCCGCATGCTGCCCTTCGAGCACACCGTCCCGCCCGAGGCCCGCATCGCCGACCTCGAGGACCGGCTCGTCGACGAAGAAGGCCCCGCCATCCTCGGCTGGCTCATCCAGGGGGCGGCCGACTACTTCGCCCACGGCCTGGCCGAACCCGCCGCCGTCCGCGTCGCCACCGACGCCTACGCCGCCGACCAGGACACCGTCGCCCGCTTCGTCGAAGAGATGTGCGAGACCGGCGACCCCAACGCCCAGCACCTCCACGTCAAGGTCGCCACCCTCCGGGCCGCCTACGAGACCTGGTGCCGAGTCGAGGGCGAAGAGCCGGTCACCGCCAAGACGTTCGCCCAGCAGCTCCGCGCACGCTTCGGCGTCCTGTCCGCCCGCACCCGCGCCACCCGGTTCTACGACGGCATCCGACTGCGTGACACGTCATCCGAGGACGTGTCACGCGACGACGCTGACGGCCGCGACGAGGTCGCCTCAACCCTGGCGGACGGGTGGTGA